One Paraburkholderia agricolaris genomic region harbors:
- the kdpF gene encoding K(+)-transporting ATPase subunit F: protein MNWILWLSGAATALLFAYLVYALLRAEDIE from the coding sequence ATGAACTGGATTCTCTGGTTGTCGGGCGCGGCTACCGCGTTGTTGTTTGCGTACCTGGTCTATGCGCTGTTGCGCGCGGAGGACATTGAATGA
- a CDS encoding DUF4126 domain-containing protein codes for MLESLSLAAGLSWGSGLRLYLTVLLAGVFARLGFIHLPDTLSALSSPWVIGVAGVLTVTEFLADKIPAFDSLWDAVHTFIRIPAGAVLAAGALGHADPALLTVAALAGGTLAGTAHLAKAGTRALINLSPEPVSNVVTSTAEDGLVFGGMLLALFVPLLFLVLMVGFLMLAGWALPRLWRGVQGGFRGMATHMVSRFARSRHD; via the coding sequence ATGCTTGAATCACTTTCGCTCGCTGCGGGCCTCTCATGGGGCAGCGGTCTGCGCCTCTATCTGACAGTCCTGCTGGCCGGCGTGTTCGCACGTCTTGGCTTCATCCATCTTCCCGATACGCTGTCCGCGCTGTCGTCGCCGTGGGTCATTGGCGTCGCCGGGGTGCTGACGGTCACTGAATTTCTCGCCGACAAGATCCCTGCGTTCGATTCCTTATGGGACGCGGTCCATACCTTTATCCGGATTCCCGCTGGCGCGGTATTGGCAGCCGGCGCGCTCGGCCATGCCGATCCCGCGCTGCTGACGGTCGCGGCATTGGCGGGCGGCACGCTGGCAGGTACCGCGCATCTGGCTAAAGCGGGCACGCGCGCGCTGATCAATCTGTCGCCGGAACCGGTGTCGAATGTCGTGACCTCGACTGCTGAAGACGGACTCGTGTTCGGCGGCATGTTGCTCGCGCTGTTCGTGCCGCTTCTGTTCCTGGTCTTGATGGTGGGCTTTCTGATGCTGGCGGGCTGGGCGTTGCCGCGGCTGTGGCGTGGGGTGCAGGGCGGTTTTCGCGGAATGGCGACGCACATGGTGTCGCGGTTTGCCAGGAGTCGGCACGATTGA
- the sugE gene encoding quaternary ammonium compound efflux SMR transporter SugE translates to MSWILLLIAGLLEVAWAAGLKTSEGFTRLWPSVFTVVTALGSFVLLAMAMRQLPLGTAYAVWTGIGAVGAFIFGIVMMGEALTVARVASAALIVIGLIGLKLSSGH, encoded by the coding sequence ATGTCCTGGATTCTTCTGCTGATTGCCGGTTTGCTCGAAGTTGCCTGGGCGGCCGGTCTTAAAACCTCCGAAGGCTTTACCCGGCTGTGGCCGTCCGTATTTACGGTCGTGACCGCGCTCGGCAGTTTCGTTCTGCTTGCCATGGCAATGCGCCAATTGCCGCTCGGCACGGCCTACGCCGTGTGGACAGGCATCGGCGCGGTCGGCGCGTTCATCTTCGGGATCGTCATGATGGGCGAGGCTTTGACGGTCGCGCGGGTGGCGAGCGCGGCGCTGATCGTGATCGGCTTGATCGGGTTGAAGCTGTCGTCGGGGCATTGA
- the kdpB gene encoding potassium-transporting ATPase subunit KdpB, whose product MTEHNATRSMFDPALVRPAIVDSFKKLTPRTQFRNPVMFCVYVGSILTTILWIAALGGQAEAPAGFILAVTLWLWFTVLFANFAEALAEGRSKAQAASLRSAKKDVMAKKLNEPHPKSPIRILTASDLRKGDVVLVETGDVIPADGEVIDGVASVDESAITGESAPVIRESGGDFSSVTGGTRVLSDWIVVRVTANPGEAFLDRMIAMVEGAKRQKTPNEIALTILLVALTIVMLLATATLLPFSMFSVEAAKAGHVVTITALVALLVCLIPTTIGGLLSAIGVAGMSRMMQANVIATSGRAVEAAGDVDVLLLDKTGTITLGNRQASQFVPAPGLTEEALADAAQLSSLADETPEGRSIVVLAKQRFNIRQRDMASLKAEFLAFTAQTRMSGVDLPGREIRKGAADAVKNYVEANGGRFPNEVSTAVAEVARRGSTPLVVAEKGEQGARVLGVIELKDVVKGGIKERFAELRKMGIKTIMVTGDNRLTAAAIAAEAGVDDFLAEATPEAKLATIRSHQAEGRLVAMTGDGTNDAPALAQADVAVAMNTGTQAAKEAGNMVDLDSNPTKLIEIVEIGKQMLMTRGSLTTFSIANDVAKYFAIIPAAFATTYPALNALNVMHLATPASAIMSAVIFNALIIVLLIPLALKGVKYRALGAAILLRRNLLVYGLGGIIVPFIGIKLIDMVLAAFGWV is encoded by the coding sequence ATGACTGAACATAATGCAACCAGGTCCATGTTCGACCCGGCGCTGGTGCGCCCGGCGATCGTGGACTCCTTCAAGAAGCTCACACCGCGCACGCAGTTCCGCAACCCGGTGATGTTCTGCGTGTACGTCGGCAGTATTCTGACGACCATTCTGTGGATCGCCGCGCTCGGCGGTCAGGCCGAGGCGCCCGCGGGCTTCATTCTCGCGGTCACCTTGTGGCTGTGGTTCACCGTGCTGTTCGCGAACTTCGCGGAGGCGCTCGCCGAAGGCCGTTCCAAGGCCCAGGCCGCGTCGCTGCGCAGCGCGAAGAAAGACGTGATGGCCAAGAAGCTCAACGAGCCGCATCCGAAGTCGCCGATCCGTATTCTGACGGCGTCCGATCTGCGTAAAGGCGACGTTGTGCTGGTCGAAACCGGCGACGTGATTCCGGCTGACGGTGAAGTGATCGACGGTGTTGCGTCGGTCGACGAATCGGCGATCACGGGCGAATCCGCACCGGTGATCCGCGAGTCGGGCGGCGATTTTTCGTCGGTGACGGGCGGCACGCGCGTGCTGTCGGACTGGATTGTCGTGCGGGTCACGGCGAATCCGGGCGAAGCCTTCCTCGACCGCATGATCGCGATGGTCGAAGGCGCCAAGCGTCAGAAAACGCCGAACGAAATCGCGCTGACAATCCTGCTGGTCGCGCTGACCATCGTGATGTTGCTGGCCACCGCCACGCTGCTGCCGTTCTCGATGTTCTCGGTCGAAGCGGCCAAGGCGGGTCACGTGGTCACGATCACGGCGCTGGTCGCGTTGCTGGTGTGTCTGATTCCGACCACCATCGGCGGACTGTTGTCGGCGATCGGTGTGGCCGGCATGAGCCGCATGATGCAGGCGAACGTGATTGCCACCTCGGGCCGTGCTGTGGAAGCAGCCGGTGACGTCGACGTGCTGCTGCTCGACAAGACCGGGACGATCACGCTCGGTAACCGTCAGGCATCGCAATTCGTGCCGGCGCCGGGTTTGACCGAAGAAGCGCTGGCGGATGCCGCCCAGCTTTCGTCGCTCGCCGACGAAACGCCGGAAGGCCGCAGCATCGTCGTGCTGGCGAAGCAACGCTTCAATATCCGGCAACGCGATATGGCCTCGCTGAAGGCGGAATTCCTCGCCTTCACCGCGCAAACGCGGATGAGCGGTGTGGATCTGCCGGGCCGTGAAATCCGTAAGGGCGCGGCCGACGCAGTGAAGAACTATGTGGAAGCGAATGGCGGCCGTTTCCCGAACGAAGTCAGCACGGCAGTGGCCGAAGTCGCGCGCCGCGGCAGCACGCCGCTGGTGGTCGCCGAGAAAGGCGAGCAGGGCGCACGTGTGCTTGGCGTGATCGAACTGAAGGACGTAGTGAAGGGCGGTATCAAGGAACGCTTCGCCGAACTGCGCAAGATGGGTATCAAGACCATCATGGTGACGGGCGACAACCGTCTCACGGCCGCGGCGATTGCAGCCGAAGCAGGCGTCGACGATTTCCTCGCCGAAGCCACGCCGGAAGCGAAGCTCGCCACGATCCGTTCGCACCAGGCCGAAGGCCGTCTGGTGGCGATGACCGGCGACGGCACCAACGACGCCCCGGCGCTTGCGCAGGCGGACGTGGCGGTGGCGATGAACACCGGTACGCAGGCCGCGAAAGAAGCCGGCAACATGGTCGACCTCGATTCGAATCCGACCAAGCTGATCGAGATCGTCGAGATCGGCAAGCAGATGCTGATGACGCGCGGCTCGCTCACCACGTTCTCGATCGCCAACGACGTCGCCAAGTACTTCGCGATCATCCCGGCGGCGTTCGCCACCACGTATCCGGCGCTGAATGCGCTGAACGTGATGCATCTGGCCACGCCGGCCTCGGCGATCATGTCGGCGGTGATTTTCAATGCGCTGATCATCGTGCTGCTGATTCCGCTGGCGCTCAAGGGCGTGAAATACCGGGCGCTGGGTGCGGCGATTCTGTTGCGCCGCAATCTGCTGGTCTACGGTCTGGGCGGGATCATCGTGCCGTTCATCGGCATCAAGCTGATCGATATGGTGCTGGCCGCATTCGGCTGGGTTTGA
- the kdpE gene encoding two-component system response regulator KdpE: protein MSDPSITVVLIEDEKQIRRFVRTALEGEGIVVHDAETGKQGLVEAATRKPDLVIVDLGLPDTDGLDVIRELRGWSELPVIVLSARTQETEKVAALDAGADDYLTKPFGVSELLARIRAHMRRRNQGGANESPLVRFGAVTVDLALRQVTREGAAVHLTPIEYRLLATLVRHAGRVLTHRQLLRDVWGPSHVESHHYLRIYMAHLRGKLERDPAQPEHIVTETGVGYRLVGAV from the coding sequence ATGAGTGACCCGAGCATCACCGTCGTCCTGATCGAAGACGAAAAGCAGATTCGCCGCTTCGTGCGAACCGCGCTGGAAGGCGAGGGCATCGTCGTGCACGACGCCGAAACCGGCAAACAAGGTCTCGTCGAAGCCGCGACGCGCAAACCCGATCTCGTCATCGTCGATCTCGGGCTGCCCGACACCGACGGTCTCGACGTGATTCGCGAGCTGCGGGGCTGGAGTGAACTGCCGGTCATCGTGCTGTCGGCGCGCACGCAGGAAACCGAGAAAGTCGCCGCGCTCGACGCCGGCGCGGACGATTACCTCACCAAGCCATTCGGCGTGTCCGAACTGCTGGCGCGAATCCGTGCGCATATGCGGCGCCGCAATCAGGGTGGCGCGAATGAATCGCCGCTGGTGCGCTTCGGTGCGGTGACAGTCGACCTGGCCTTGCGCCAGGTGACGCGCGAGGGCGCTGCCGTCCATCTCACACCGATCGAATATCGGCTGCTCGCGACGTTGGTGCGCCATGCGGGCCGGGTGCTGACGCACCGGCAATTGCTGCGCGACGTGTGGGGGCCGTCCCATGTGGAGAGCCATCACTATCTGCGCATCTACATGGCGCATCTGCGCGGGAAATTGGAGCGCGATCCGGCGCAACCGGAGCATATCGTCACTGAGACGGGGGTGGGATATCGGCTGGTCGGCGCCGTTTAA
- a CDS encoding quinone oxidoreductase family protein: MVKAIRFDKTGGPEVMKWVDVEVGEPGAGEIRVKQNAVGLNYIDVYFRTGLYPLPLPGGLGMEAAGEVTAVGSGVTGLKAGDRVAYVARPPGAYAQERVLSAAQVVKVPDAVSDEQAASVMLQGLTAQYLLRRTYPVKAGDTILIQAAAGGVGLLACQWAKALGATVIGTVGSDEKAEIAKAHGCDHAIVYTRENFTKRVREITNGAGVPVVYDSIGKDTFTASLDCLAPLGMFVSFGNASGPLPPIDSSEFAGRGSLFFTRPTLFTYIAKRADYEAMSAELFGMLVSGKVKTSINQRYPLAEVGRAHADLEGRRTTGSTILLP; this comes from the coding sequence ATGGTCAAAGCAATCCGATTCGACAAAACTGGCGGCCCCGAAGTAATGAAATGGGTCGACGTCGAAGTAGGCGAGCCGGGCGCGGGCGAGATCCGCGTCAAGCAGAACGCGGTCGGTTTGAACTATATCGACGTGTATTTCCGCACGGGTCTTTATCCGTTGCCGCTGCCGGGCGGTCTGGGCATGGAGGCGGCCGGCGAGGTGACGGCGGTCGGTAGCGGCGTGACGGGGCTGAAGGCCGGCGACCGGGTGGCCTATGTTGCGCGTCCGCCGGGCGCCTATGCGCAGGAGCGCGTGCTGTCGGCGGCGCAAGTGGTCAAGGTGCCCGACGCGGTGAGCGATGAGCAGGCGGCCTCCGTGATGCTGCAAGGTCTGACCGCACAATATCTGCTGCGCCGTACCTATCCGGTGAAAGCCGGCGACACGATCCTGATTCAGGCGGCGGCCGGCGGCGTCGGTTTGCTGGCCTGCCAATGGGCGAAGGCATTAGGCGCGACAGTGATCGGCACGGTCGGCTCCGACGAAAAGGCGGAAATTGCCAAGGCGCACGGCTGCGACCATGCGATCGTCTATACGCGTGAAAACTTCACAAAGCGGGTGCGCGAGATCACCAATGGCGCGGGCGTGCCGGTGGTGTACGACTCGATCGGTAAAGATACGTTTACGGCTTCACTCGATTGCCTCGCACCGCTTGGCATGTTCGTGAGCTTCGGCAATGCGTCGGGCCCGTTGCCGCCGATCGACTCGTCCGAATTCGCCGGACGCGGCTCGCTGTTCTTTACGCGCCCCACGCTGTTTACCTACATCGCGAAGCGTGCCGATTACGAAGCGATGTCGGCTGAACTATTCGGCATGCTGGTGTCGGGCAAGGTGAAGACCAGCATCAATCAACGTTATCCGTTGGCGGAGGTGGGGCGCGCGCATGCCGATCTCGAAGGCCGCCGCACGACCGGCTCGACGATTCTGCTGCCGTAA
- the kdpC gene encoding potassium-transporting ATPase subunit KdpC, whose product MKNLFRPLIVIFAVLTAVTGLAYPAVMTAVGQAAFNNQANGSLLEKDGKVVGSKLIGQQFDAPQYFWGRLSATSLMPYNATNSGGSNLGPTNPALTDEIKGRIDALKAAGTDMSKPVPVDLVTSSGSGLDPEISPAAAAYQIERVAKARKLATNDVQALVDRYTTGRQFGVLGEPRVNVLQLNLALDEMKQG is encoded by the coding sequence ATGAAAAATCTGTTCCGTCCGCTGATCGTGATCTTCGCGGTACTGACCGCCGTCACCGGACTCGCTTACCCCGCTGTAATGACCGCGGTCGGTCAGGCGGCCTTCAACAACCAGGCCAACGGCAGCCTGCTCGAGAAGGACGGCAAGGTGGTCGGCTCGAAGCTGATCGGCCAGCAGTTCGATGCGCCGCAGTACTTCTGGGGCCGTCTGTCGGCCACCAGCCTGATGCCGTATAACGCGACCAATTCGGGCGGTTCGAACCTCGGCCCGACCAACCCGGCGCTGACCGACGAAATCAAAGGCCGCATCGACGCGTTGAAGGCGGCCGGCACGGATATGTCGAAGCCGGTGCCGGTCGATCTGGTGACGTCCTCGGGCAGCGGTCTCGATCCTGAGATCAGCCCGGCGGCGGCCGCGTACCAGATCGAACGCGTCGCCAAAGCGCGCAAGCTCGCCACCAACGACGTGCAGGCGCTGGTCGATCGTTATACGACTGGCCGCCAGTTCGGCGTTCTTGGTGAACCGCGCGTGAACGTACTGCAACTGAATCTGGCGCTGGACGAGATGAAGCAGGGTTGA
- a CDS encoding DUF4118 domain-containing protein: protein MNRPDPDELLDKLQRDEEKRQRGRLKIFFGASAGVGKTYAMLQAARRRADEGTDVVVGIAETHGRGETAALLEGLDVLPLAVIEYRGRKLGEFDLDAALARKPQLILVDELAHSNVQGARHLKRWQDVYELLDAGIDVYTTVNVQHLESLNDVVGQITGIRVWETVPDRVFDRADEVTLVDLPAEELLDRMRDGKVYLPQQAERAVRNFFRKGNLIALRELALRRTADRVDAQMREYRADRSIERIWQARERLLVCVGPGPEAPMLVRAAARLAASLKADWIAVYVETPALQRLPDARRERTLNALKLAAELGAETATLAGTDAVAALIGYAQARNVSKLVAGASARSGFQRWVRRPLGERIAERAGDLDLTLIRASSERDGGEQRRLLNTTANAWREALSTARERRSPPRAYGIALTICAVITLLSSQLIDHIDLTNLVMLYLLGVIFTAVKLGRGPGVVLSFMSVAAFDFFFVPPRMSLSVSDTQYLLTFIGMLLTSLVISHLTSSLRREASVARRREQRTGAMYAMARELAAALTTEQIVGIGSRHVSEVFGARVAILLPDSADQVKQKIEDPDAAVTLEGEMLDSDVGQWVYDQQKPAGHGTDTLPAAAALYLPLKAPMRTRGVLAVVMRDERELDVPEQQRMLDAFAAQIALALERVHYVDIARDALVNMESERLRNSLLSAISHDLRTPLTTIVGFSSMLAQSREAHPGAQPGDDLVEAIHEEALRMTGIVTNLLDMARLQAGSLQLNQQWTLLEETVGAALRACKRVLANHPVQVKLPADLPLLHLDAVLMERLFSNLFENAAKYTPPDTPLTIGAQRLDADGKSFVRVAVDDNGPGLPAGMEARVFEKFTRGEKESAKPGIGLGLAICRAIVEAHGGTIGALNRMSADGRVEGARFWFTLPVETPPEAPDALEDEGADALPDRDPTSNLLSKPSHE from the coding sequence ATGAACCGCCCCGATCCTGATGAACTGCTCGACAAGCTGCAACGCGACGAAGAAAAGCGTCAACGGGGCCGGCTGAAGATTTTCTTCGGCGCGTCGGCGGGCGTCGGCAAAACCTATGCGATGTTGCAGGCCGCGCGCCGCCGTGCCGATGAAGGCACGGACGTGGTGGTCGGCATTGCCGAAACGCATGGCCGCGGCGAAACCGCTGCGTTGCTCGAAGGTCTCGACGTGCTGCCGCTCGCGGTGATCGAGTATCGCGGCCGCAAGCTCGGCGAGTTCGATCTCGACGCCGCGCTCGCGCGCAAGCCGCAACTGATTCTCGTCGACGAGCTCGCGCATTCGAACGTGCAGGGCGCGCGGCATCTGAAGCGCTGGCAGGACGTCTATGAACTGCTCGACGCGGGCATCGACGTCTACACCACGGTCAACGTCCAGCACCTCGAAAGCCTGAACGATGTGGTCGGCCAGATCACCGGTATCCGGGTCTGGGAGACGGTGCCCGACCGCGTGTTCGATCGCGCCGACGAAGTCACCCTGGTCGACCTGCCCGCTGAAGAATTGCTCGACCGGATGCGCGACGGCAAGGTGTATTTGCCGCAGCAGGCCGAGCGCGCGGTGCGCAACTTCTTTCGCAAGGGCAATCTGATCGCGCTGCGCGAACTGGCGTTGCGCCGCACCGCGGACCGTGTCGATGCGCAGATGCGTGAGTATCGTGCCGACCGTTCCATCGAGCGAATCTGGCAGGCGCGCGAGCGCTTGCTGGTGTGTGTCGGTCCGGGGCCGGAAGCGCCGATGCTGGTGCGCGCGGCGGCACGCCTCGCCGCCAGCCTGAAGGCCGACTGGATCGCGGTCTACGTCGAAACACCCGCGCTGCAGCGCCTGCCCGATGCGCGCCGCGAACGCACACTGAACGCCTTGAAGCTCGCCGCCGAACTCGGCGCCGAAACCGCGACGCTGGCGGGCACCGATGCGGTCGCCGCGCTGATCGGCTACGCGCAGGCTCGCAACGTCTCCAAGCTGGTGGCCGGCGCATCGGCGCGCAGCGGTTTTCAGCGCTGGGTGCGCCGGCCGCTCGGCGAGCGCATCGCGGAACGCGCGGGCGACCTCGATCTCACGCTGATTCGCGCGTCGTCGGAACGTGACGGCGGCGAGCAGCGCCGCTTGCTCAATACCACGGCGAATGCGTGGCGCGAGGCGCTGAGCACGGCGCGCGAACGCCGTTCGCCGCCGCGCGCCTATGGCATCGCACTGACGATTTGCGCGGTCATTACGCTATTGTCGAGTCAGCTGATCGACCATATCGATCTGACCAACCTCGTCATGCTGTACCTGCTTGGCGTGATTTTCACGGCCGTGAAGCTGGGGCGTGGGCCGGGCGTCGTGCTGTCGTTCATGAGCGTGGCGGCGTTCGATTTCTTCTTCGTGCCGCCGCGCATGTCGCTGTCGGTGTCCGACACGCAGTACCTGCTGACCTTCATCGGCATGTTGCTGACCTCACTCGTCATTAGCCATCTCACGTCGAGCTTGCGCCGCGAGGCGAGCGTCGCGCGGCGTCGCGAACAACGCACCGGCGCGATGTATGCAATGGCGCGTGAGCTGGCTGCCGCGCTTACCACCGAGCAGATCGTCGGCATCGGCAGCCGGCATGTCAGCGAAGTGTTCGGCGCGCGAGTCGCGATCCTGTTGCCGGACAGCGCCGATCAGGTGAAGCAGAAAATCGAGGACCCCGATGCGGCGGTCACGCTCGAAGGCGAGATGCTCGATAGCGACGTCGGTCAATGGGTCTACGATCAGCAGAAGCCGGCTGGACACGGTACCGATACGTTGCCGGCCGCCGCCGCGCTGTACCTGCCGCTGAAGGCGCCGATGCGCACGCGCGGTGTGCTCGCGGTCGTGATGCGCGACGAGCGCGAACTGGACGTGCCTGAGCAGCAACGCATGCTCGACGCATTTGCCGCGCAGATCGCGCTGGCGCTGGAGCGGGTGCACTACGTCGACATCGCGCGCGACGCGCTCGTCAATATGGAGTCGGAGCGCTTGCGCAATTCGCTGCTGTCGGCGATCTCGCACGACCTGCGCACACCGCTGACGACGATCGTCGGCTTCTCGTCGATGCTGGCGCAATCGCGCGAGGCGCATCCCGGTGCGCAACCCGGCGACGATCTCGTCGAAGCGATTCACGAAGAGGCGCTGCGCATGACCGGCATCGTCACCAATCTGCTCGACATGGCGCGTTTGCAGGCAGGCAGCCTGCAACTGAACCAGCAGTGGACCCTTCTCGAGGAAACGGTGGGTGCCGCGCTGCGGGCGTGCAAACGCGTGCTGGCGAATCATCCGGTGCAAGTCAAGCTGCCTGCCGATTTACCGCTGCTGCATCTCGATGCGGTGCTGATGGAGCGGCTCTTCTCGAACCTGTTCGAGAACGCGGCCAAGTACACCCCGCCGGATACGCCGTTGACGATCGGCGCGCAACGTCTCGACGCGGACGGCAAATCGTTCGTACGCGTCGCGGTCGACGATAACGGGCCGGGTCTGCCGGCCGGCATGGAAGCGCGTGTGTTCGAGAAATTCACGCGCGGCGAGAAGGAGTCGGCCAAGCCGGGCATCGGCCTTGGCCTCGCGATCTGCCGCGCGATCGTCGAAGCGCACGGCGGTACAATCGGCGCGCTCAATCGGATGTCCGCGGACGGCCGTGTCGAAGGCGCGCGCTTCTGGTTTACCTTGCCGGTGGAAACACCGCCCGAAGCACCCGATGCGCTGGAAGACGAAGGCGCCGATGCTTTGCCCGACCGCGATCCAACTTCTAACCTGCTTTCCAAGCCTAGCCATGAGTGA
- the kdpA gene encoding potassium-transporting ATPase subunit KdpA → MNSNNVLQAGLFIVVLLAAAVPMSRYLSNVMDGSSRVVRIGGPLERLLYRIAGVDPSAEMSWKHYAIATIAFNVLGVLFLYVLLRVQGWLPGNPQQFGPMTVDGAFNTAVSFVSNTNWQDYTPEQTVSYLTQMLGLTVQNFLSAATGIVVVIALIRGFARHTTQTIGNFWVDITRVTLYVLLPMAAIVAALLMSQGVVQNFKAYQDVPTLQTTTYAAPKLDAQGNPVKDAKGNPVTVDTPVKAQTIAMGPVASQESIKMLGTNGGGFFNGNSAHPYENPTPFSNFLQIFSILIIPAALALVFGRMIADRKQGVAVLAAMTIAFTACVVGEISAEQSGNPAFAALNIDQSANALQSGGNAEGKETRFGIAQSGIFTVATTAASCGAVANTHDSLTPIGGLYPMLLMQLGEVIFGGVGSGMYGMLVFALLAVFVAGLMIGRTPEYVGKKIEAYEMKMVSIVVLLTPLLVLVGTSIAVLTDAGKAGISNPGAHGFSEILYAFSSAANNNGSAFAGLTVSTPFYNWLTAIAMWFGRFGTIIPVLAIAGSLASKKRIGVTGGTLPTHGPLFVVLLLGTVLLVGALTYVPALALGPGVEHLMMMGAH, encoded by the coding sequence ATGAACTCGAACAATGTCCTGCAAGCGGGCCTTTTCATCGTCGTGCTGCTGGCAGCCGCGGTGCCGATGTCCCGCTACCTGAGCAATGTGATGGACGGCAGTTCGCGCGTGGTCCGCATTGGCGGCCCGCTCGAACGTTTGCTGTATCGCATCGCGGGCGTCGATCCGTCGGCGGAAATGAGCTGGAAGCACTACGCGATCGCCACGATCGCGTTCAACGTGCTCGGCGTGCTGTTCCTTTATGTGCTGCTGCGCGTGCAAGGCTGGCTGCCGGGCAATCCGCAGCAGTTCGGTCCGATGACGGTGGACGGCGCCTTCAATACGGCGGTCAGCTTCGTGTCGAATACGAACTGGCAAGACTACACGCCTGAGCAAACCGTCAGCTATCTGACGCAGATGCTCGGCCTGACCGTGCAGAACTTCCTGTCGGCAGCAACCGGCATCGTGGTGGTGATCGCGCTGATTCGCGGCTTCGCGCGTCACACGACGCAAACCATCGGCAACTTCTGGGTCGACATCACACGCGTGACGCTCTACGTATTGCTGCCGATGGCGGCAATCGTCGCGGCGCTTCTGATGAGCCAGGGCGTGGTGCAGAACTTCAAGGCCTATCAGGACGTGCCGACGCTGCAAACCACCACCTACGCCGCACCGAAGCTCGATGCACAAGGCAACCCGGTGAAGGACGCGAAGGGCAACCCGGTCACGGTCGACACGCCGGTGAAAGCGCAAACCATCGCGATGGGTCCGGTCGCTTCGCAGGAGTCGATCAAGATGCTCGGCACCAACGGCGGCGGCTTCTTTAACGGCAACTCGGCGCATCCGTATGAAAACCCGACGCCGTTCTCGAACTTCCTGCAGATCTTCTCGATCCTGATCATTCCGGCGGCATTGGCGCTGGTGTTCGGACGCATGATCGCGGACCGCAAACAGGGCGTCGCCGTCCTCGCCGCGATGACGATTGCATTTACTGCATGCGTGGTTGGCGAAATCAGTGCCGAGCAAAGCGGCAATCCGGCGTTCGCCGCGTTGAATATCGATCAATCGGCGAATGCGTTGCAGTCGGGCGGTAACGCGGAAGGCAAGGAAACGCGCTTCGGTATCGCGCAGTCGGGCATCTTCACGGTAGCGACCACGGCGGCTTCGTGCGGTGCGGTAGCGAATACGCACGACTCGCTGACGCCGATCGGCGGTCTCTATCCGATGCTGCTGATGCAACTCGGCGAAGTGATCTTCGGCGGCGTGGGTTCCGGTATGTACGGCATGCTCGTGTTCGCCCTGCTGGCCGTGTTCGTCGCGGGCCTGATGATCGGCCGCACGCCTGAATATGTCGGCAAGAAGATCGAAGCGTACGAGATGAAGATGGTGTCGATCGTGGTGCTGCTCACGCCGCTGCTGGTGCTGGTGGGCACGTCGATCGCGGTGCTGACCGATGCGGGCAAGGCTGGTATTTCCAACCCTGGCGCGCACGGTTTCTCCGAAATTCTCTATGCGTTCAGTTCGGCCGCGAACAACAACGGCAGCGCTTTTGCCGGCCTGACGGTGAGCACGCCGTTCTACAACTGGCTCACGGCTATCGCGATGTGGTTCGGCCGCTTCGGCACGATCATCCCGGTGCTGGCGATTGCCGGTTCGCTGGCTTCGAAGAAGCGTATCGGTGTGACCGGCGGCACGCTGCCGACGCACGGCCCGCTGTTCGTCGTGTTGCTACTCGGCACGGTGCTGCTGGTGGGCGCGCTGACTTATGTGCCCGCGCTTGCACTCGGACCTGGTGTCGAACATCTGATGATGATGGGCGCTCACTGA
- a CDS encoding potassium ABC transporter ATPase, with protein MDVLYVGGLVLFSALTFALIAGCEKLMQFRRGQGARS; from the coding sequence ATGGATGTGCTGTATGTCGGGGGGCTGGTGCTGTTTTCCGCGCTGACCTTTGCATTGATTGCCGGCTGCGAGAAGTTGATGCAGTTCCGGCGCGGCCAGGGAGCCCGCTCATGA
- a CDS encoding methylglyoxal synthase, whose amino-acid sequence MTTRIALIAHDHKKDDIVKLAGEYVDTLRRCDIIATGTTGTRISDAHGLTVERMLSGPHGGDLQIGAQLAEGRVDMVIFLRDPMTPQPHEPDINALVRACDVHNIPCATNISTARMILDVLTLRLTQQV is encoded by the coding sequence ATGACCACCCGTATTGCGCTGATCGCGCACGATCACAAGAAAGACGACATCGTCAAACTGGCCGGCGAATACGTCGATACGCTGAGGCGCTGCGACATCATCGCGACCGGTACGACCGGCACGCGCATTAGCGACGCGCATGGCCTCACGGTCGAGCGCATGTTGTCCGGCCCGCATGGCGGCGACCTGCAGATCGGTGCGCAACTCGCGGAAGGGCGAGTGGACATGGTGATCTTCCTGCGTGACCCAATGACGCCGCAGCCGCACGAACCGGATATCAACGCGCTGGTGCGTGCCTGCGACGTTCACAATATTCCGTGCGCCACCAACATTTCGACCGCGCGCATGATTCTCGACGTGCTGACCTTGCGCCTCACGCAGCAGGTCTGA